From the Rhodoferax mekongensis genome, one window contains:
- a CDS encoding nitroreductase has protein sequence MTAAIVDDAIRSRMSVRAFLPKDVAREDIEAILDVASRAPSGTNCQPWKVYVLQGASRDALVDKTCAAHDAIRANPELAAQYQEEYDYYPAQWVSPYIDRRRKNGWGLYGLLGIGKADKDKMHVQHQRNFRFFDAPVGLMFTVDKVMGRGSLVDYGAFLQNIMVAARGRGLHTCPQAAWNGFSSIILPHIGAGEGEMLVCGMSLGYADPDAPVNTFHTPRVPVADFTRWME, from the coding sequence ATGACCGCAGCTATCGTCGATGACGCCATTCGCTCCCGCATGTCCGTCCGGGCCTTTCTGCCCAAGGATGTTGCCCGGGAAGATATTGAAGCCATTCTGGACGTAGCCAGCCGCGCGCCTTCGGGTACCAACTGCCAACCTTGGAAGGTCTATGTGCTGCAAGGAGCGAGCCGCGATGCGCTGGTGGATAAAACCTGCGCCGCGCACGACGCGATCCGCGCCAACCCCGAGCTGGCTGCGCAGTACCAGGAGGAGTACGACTACTACCCCGCCCAGTGGGTCAGCCCCTATATAGACCGCCGTCGCAAGAACGGCTGGGGGCTCTATGGCTTGTTGGGCATCGGCAAGGCCGACAAAGACAAAATGCACGTCCAGCACCAGCGCAACTTCCGCTTCTTCGATGCGCCGGTGGGTCTGATGTTCACCGTCGACAAGGTCATGGGGCGCGGCTCATTGGTGGACTACGGCGCGTTTCTGCAAAACATCATGGTGGCCGCGCGGGGTCGTGGTCTCCACACCTGCCCGCAGGCGGCGTGGAACGGCTTCTCCAGCATCATCCTTCCGCACATCGGTGCAGGCGAGGGGGAAATGCTGGTCTGTGGCATGTCGCTGGGTTACGCCGACCCGGATGCGCCGGTCAACACTTTCCACACTCCCCGCGTTCCGGTGGCCGACTTCACCCGCTGGATGGAATAA
- a CDS encoding acyl-CoA thioesterase, with protein sequence MVHMQLNAPLKPHAEPRSAYRVLRTIPTRWSDNDVYGHVNNVVYYSWFDTAVNAYLMEQGVLDIHAGNTIGLVVETQCNYFASVSFPEVVQAGIRVAKLGTSSVRYEIGIFGEGETTAAKGHFIHVYVDRLTRKPVPLPDALRQLLETLQ encoded by the coding sequence ATGGTTCACATGCAGCTGAACGCGCCCCTGAAGCCCCACGCCGAGCCGCGAAGTGCCTACCGGGTACTTCGCACCATCCCCACCCGCTGGAGCGACAACGATGTCTACGGCCACGTGAACAACGTGGTGTACTACAGCTGGTTCGACACAGCCGTCAACGCTTACCTGATGGAGCAGGGCGTGCTCGATATCCATGCGGGCAACACCATTGGCCTGGTGGTGGAAACCCAGTGCAACTACTTTGCTTCTGTGTCCTTCCCCGAGGTGGTGCAGGCCGGCATTCGGGTTGCCAAACTCGGTACATCCAGTGTGCGCTACGAAATCGGCATTTTTGGCGAGGGTGAGACCACCGCCGCCAAAGGCCACTTCATCCATGTCTATGTGGACAGGCTTACCCGCAAGCCGGTCCCGCTTCCTGATGCTTTGAGACAACTACTGGAGACCTTGCAATGA
- a CDS encoding phasin family protein, with product MLTVEQVIASHKANIETLFGLTNKAFEGVEKIVELNLTASKAALAEAATHTQTMLSVKDAQELLALQSGLLQPLAEKTAAYSRHLYDIATSTGAEFTKNAEAQAAEAQKKFAGLVDSAAKNAPAGSESVVAIMKSSVAAANNALESVQKAVKQATEVAEANFNAVAATATNATKAATAKKR from the coding sequence ATGCTGACCGTTGAACAAGTTATCGCTTCCCACAAAGCCAACATCGAAACCCTATTTGGCTTGACCAACAAAGCTTTCGAAGGCGTGGAAAAGATTGTGGAATTGAACCTGACTGCTTCCAAAGCAGCTCTGGCAGAAGCCGCTACCCACACACAAACCATGTTGAGCGTGAAAGACGCCCAAGAGCTGTTGGCCCTGCAATCCGGCCTGCTGCAGCCTCTGGCTGAGAAGACTGCTGCTTACAGCCGTCACCTCTACGACATCGCTACCTCCACTGGCGCTGAATTCACCAAGAATGCTGAAGCACAAGCTGCTGAAGCTCAGAAAAAGTTTGCCGGCCTGGTCGACAGCGCTGCCAAAAATGCCCCGGCAGGTTCTGAATCTGTGGTCGCCATCATGAAGAGCTCTGTGGCTGCTGCCAACAATGCTTTGGAATCTGTGCAAAAAGCAGTTAAGCAAGCGACTGAAGTTGCCGAAGCCAACTTCAATGCTGTGGCCGCTACTGCGACCAACGCTACCAAGGCTGCTACTGCGAAAAAGCGCTAA
- a CDS encoding patatin-like phospholipase family protein: protein MLILRKIRLSWALLPVVLLAGCASVPSADKGTAVVGPDMAVPAGTIPKPPPKIGLALGGGAARGFAHVGVIQVLEENGIKPTLVTGTSAGSLVAAIYASGKNGTQLQRVAETMEEAAIADWTLPIFSRGMLRGDALAKYVNGQVSGKLIEELPMPLGIVATDLNNGNDVLFQRGDTGTAVRASSSVPAVFQPVKINGREYVDGGLVSPVPVAAARRMGADFVIAVDISSPPEGSLTGGTLDILLQTFSIMGKSINRFELREADVVVRPALQGISSSDFGARKRSIEAGRQAMLKLIPELKAALAARGK, encoded by the coding sequence ATGTTGATATTAAGAAAAATACGTCTGTCCTGGGCATTGCTCCCGGTCGTACTGTTAGCAGGGTGTGCATCAGTGCCTTCCGCAGACAAGGGCACCGCGGTAGTCGGCCCGGATATGGCCGTGCCGGCGGGCACGATTCCCAAGCCACCGCCCAAAATCGGTCTGGCGTTGGGTGGAGGAGCCGCGCGCGGCTTTGCCCATGTAGGCGTCATTCAGGTGTTGGAAGAGAACGGCATCAAGCCCACGCTGGTCACCGGCACCTCGGCGGGTAGTCTGGTCGCTGCCATTTACGCCAGTGGCAAAAATGGGACTCAGCTTCAGCGCGTGGCGGAAACCATGGAGGAAGCCGCTATCGCAGATTGGACTTTGCCCATCTTCAGCCGTGGCATGCTGCGTGGTGATGCCTTGGCCAAGTATGTCAATGGCCAAGTGAGCGGTAAGCTGATTGAAGAGTTACCCATGCCCTTGGGTATCGTTGCCACTGACCTCAACAATGGCAACGATGTGCTGTTCCAGCGGGGCGATACCGGCACGGCCGTGCGGGCATCCAGCTCTGTGCCCGCAGTGTTTCAGCCCGTCAAGATCAACGGGCGTGAATATGTGGATGGAGGATTGGTGTCTCCCGTGCCTGTAGCTGCAGCGCGGCGGATGGGGGCGGATTTTGTGATTGCGGTGGATATTTCCAGTCCGCCAGAGGGCAGCCTGACAGGCGGAACCTTGGACATCCTGCTGCAGACCTTTTCCATCATGGGCAAGAGCATCAACCGGTTTGAGCTGAGGGAAGCTGATGTGGTGGTGCGCCCGGCACTGCAGGGCATCAGCAGCTCTGATTTCGGCGCTCGCAAACGTTCTATCGAAGCCGGCCGCCAGGCCATGCTCAAGTTGATTCCTGAGCTGAAAGCCGCATTGGCAGCCCGCGGCAAATAA
- a CDS encoding DUF1499 domain-containing protein, with protein sequence MKHRIKGVLVKAIWFIGFIAIVLPTLIFFAGQLGFLTGKVPQDLGVKDGRLKPPSNTPNSVSSQAKLYPDHPLRGYADIAPFTFSGDGQAALKKLAGILRSMPKTVLVTETADYLYAQSTTPTLKFTDDVEFWLSPAENVIHVRSASRIGRKDFAANRTRVENIRAQFQQN encoded by the coding sequence ATGAAACACCGCATCAAAGGAGTCCTCGTGAAAGCCATCTGGTTCATCGGTTTTATTGCAATCGTACTGCCCACCCTGATCTTTTTTGCCGGACAGCTCGGCTTTCTCACCGGGAAAGTACCGCAGGACCTTGGCGTGAAAGACGGGCGATTGAAACCACCTTCGAATACGCCAAACAGTGTGAGCAGCCAGGCCAAGCTCTACCCGGATCACCCGTTACGTGGGTATGCAGACATTGCACCTTTCACTTTCAGTGGTGATGGCCAAGCGGCACTAAAGAAACTCGCCGGGATTCTGCGTAGCATGCCTAAAACAGTATTGGTAACTGAAACTGCGGACTACCTATACGCTCAGAGCACCACACCGACCTTGAAGTTCACAGATGATGTGGAGTTCTGGTTAAGCCCTGCAGAAAACGTGATTCACGTGCGCTCGGCAAGTCGAATCGGTCGCAAAGACTTTGCTGCCAACCGTACCCGTGTAGAAAACATAAGGGCCCAGTTCCAGCAGAACTGA
- the clpA gene encoding ATP-dependent Clp protease ATP-binding subunit ClpA: MIAQELEVSLHMAFVEARQQRHEFITVEHLLLALLDNPSAAEVLRACAANIDDLRKSLTNFIKDNTPQVAGTDEVDTQPTLGFQRVIQRAIMHVQSTGSGKKEVTGANVLVAIFGEKDSHAVYYLHQQGVTRLDVVNFIAHGIKKTDPPEATKSNESPAESEEGVSEKNEKASPLEQYTQNLNQLAKEGKIDPLIGRDYEVERVIQILCRRRKNNPLLVGEAGVGKTAIAEGLAWRISQNDVPEILADSVVYSLDMGALLAGTKYRGDFEQRLKAVLKSLKEKPNAVLFIDEIHTLIGAGAASGGTLDASNLLKPSLSSGQLKCIGATTFTEYRGIFEKDAALSRRFQKVDVVEPTIDQTVEILKGLKSRFEEHHNVKYAVAALQAAAELSAKYINDRHLPDKAIDVIDEAGAAQRILAPSKRKKTISKTEVEEIVAKIARIPPANVSNDDRSKLKTLERDLKSVVFGQDKALDVLASAVKMARSGLGKGDKPIGSFLFSGPTGVGKTEAAKQLAYIMGIDLIRFDMSEYMERHAVSRLIGAPPGYVGFDQGGLLTEAITKKPHAVLLLDEIEKAHPDIFNVLLQVMDHGSLTDNNGRKADFRNVIIIMTTNAGAETMNKATIGFTNPREAGDEMMDIKRLFTPEFRNRLDAIVGFKALDEVVILRVVDKFLLQLETQLAEKKVEVTFTDKLRKHLGKKGFDPLMGARPMQRLIQDTIRRALADELLFGRLVDGGRLTVDLDEKDEVVLDIQPLPKKEGKSKPEEATAG; this comes from the coding sequence ATGATTGCCCAAGAATTGGAAGTCAGCCTGCACATGGCTTTCGTGGAAGCCCGTCAGCAGCGCCATGAGTTCATTACCGTAGAGCACTTGTTGTTGGCCTTGCTGGACAACCCCAGCGCGGCGGAAGTACTGCGTGCGTGCGCCGCAAACATTGACGATTTGCGCAAATCGTTGACCAATTTCATCAAAGACAATACGCCTCAAGTTGCAGGCACGGATGAGGTGGACACCCAACCAACCCTGGGTTTCCAGCGCGTCATCCAGCGCGCCATCATGCACGTGCAAAGTACCGGCAGTGGCAAGAAGGAAGTAACCGGCGCCAATGTTCTGGTGGCGATCTTTGGTGAGAAAGATTCCCATGCGGTCTACTACCTCCATCAGCAGGGTGTGACCCGTTTGGACGTGGTGAATTTCATTGCTCATGGCATCAAGAAGACCGATCCGCCAGAGGCTACCAAGTCCAATGAGAGCCCCGCTGAAAGCGAAGAGGGTGTGAGCGAAAAGAACGAGAAAGCCTCGCCCTTGGAGCAGTACACACAGAACCTGAATCAACTGGCCAAAGAAGGCAAGATAGATCCCCTGATTGGTCGCGACTACGAAGTGGAGCGTGTCATCCAGATCCTGTGCCGTCGTCGCAAAAATAATCCCTTGTTGGTGGGTGAGGCGGGTGTCGGCAAGACCGCGATTGCTGAGGGTCTGGCATGGCGCATTTCCCAGAACGATGTACCTGAAATCCTCGCGGACTCCGTGGTGTATTCGCTCGACATGGGCGCACTACTAGCAGGAACCAAGTACCGCGGCGACTTTGAACAACGCCTGAAGGCAGTGCTCAAATCCCTGAAGGAAAAACCCAATGCAGTGCTATTCATTGATGAAATTCATACTTTGATTGGTGCGGGCGCTGCATCGGGCGGCACTTTGGACGCCTCCAACCTGCTCAAGCCTAGCTTGAGCTCCGGGCAACTCAAGTGCATCGGCGCGACCACCTTCACCGAATATCGCGGCATCTTCGAAAAAGACGCCGCGTTGTCCCGTCGTTTCCAGAAGGTCGACGTCGTCGAGCCGACCATCGACCAGACAGTGGAAATCCTCAAGGGCCTGAAATCCCGCTTTGAGGAGCACCACAACGTGAAGTACGCAGTAGCTGCGCTGCAAGCGGCCGCTGAACTGAGTGCAAAGTACATCAATGACCGCCACCTGCCTGACAAGGCGATCGATGTGATTGACGAAGCGGGTGCTGCCCAACGTATCCTGGCACCGAGCAAACGCAAGAAGACCATCAGCAAGACAGAGGTCGAGGAAATTGTGGCGAAGATCGCCCGCATTCCCCCGGCCAATGTGTCGAATGATGACCGCAGCAAGCTCAAGACCTTGGAGCGTGACCTCAAGAGCGTAGTCTTTGGTCAAGACAAGGCTTTGGACGTATTGGCCTCGGCGGTCAAGATGGCACGCTCTGGTCTGGGCAAAGGCGACAAGCCGATTGGTTCATTCCTGTTCAGCGGCCCCACGGGCGTCGGCAAGACAGAAGCGGCCAAGCAGTTGGCCTACATCATGGGTATCGACCTGATTCGCTTTGACATGAGTGAATACATGGAGCGTCATGCTGTCAGTCGCTTGATCGGTGCGCCTCCTGGCTACGTGGGTTTTGATCAAGGCGGCTTGTTGACCGAAGCCATTACCAAGAAGCCGCACGCGGTGCTGTTGCTGGATGAAATCGAAAAGGCGCATCCGGACATCTTCAACGTGCTGTTGCAGGTCATGGACCATGGCTCGTTGACAGACAACAACGGCCGCAAGGCAGACTTCCGCAACGTGATCATCATCATGACCACGAATGCAGGCGCCGAGACCATGAACAAGGCCACCATCGGCTTTACCAACCCCCGCGAAGCCGGTGACGAAATGATGGACATCAAGCGCTTGTTCACGCCGGAGTTCCGTAACCGCTTGGACGCGATCGTCGGATTCAAGGCTTTGGACGAAGTCGTGATCCTGCGTGTTGTCGACAAGTTCTTGCTGCAACTGGAAACCCAGTTGGCCGAAAAGAAGGTGGAAGTGACCTTCACCGACAAGTTGCGCAAGCACCTTGGCAAGAAGGGCTTCGATCCACTGATGGGCGCCCGCCCCATGCAGCGTTTGATCCAGGACACGATCCGTCGTGCTTTGGCTGACGAGTTGCTCTTTGGGCGTTTGGTGGACGGTGGTCGCCTGACAGTGGATCTGGATGAGAAGGACGAAGTGGTGCTCGACATTCAGCCCTTGCCCAAGAAAGAGGGCAAATCCAAGCCTGAAGAGGCTACTGCCGGCTGA
- the clpS gene encoding ATP-dependent Clp protease adapter ClpS → MATNIPKPPAVKPPPAGGDDGTVVLERLSQRVQPPSMYQVVMLNDDYTPMEFVVVVIQEFFGKDLEAATQIMLKIHLDGRGVCGVYPKDIAATKVDQVLEAAHKAGHPLKCVSEPVDL, encoded by the coding sequence ATGGCTACAAACATCCCCAAACCTCCCGCTGTGAAGCCGCCCCCTGCTGGTGGCGATGATGGAACGGTCGTACTGGAGCGCTTGTCCCAGCGCGTTCAACCCCCCTCCATGTACCAAGTGGTCATGTTGAATGATGACTACACACCCATGGAGTTCGTGGTGGTGGTCATCCAGGAATTTTTCGGCAAAGATTTGGAAGCGGCGACGCAGATCATGCTCAAGATCCATTTGGATGGGAGGGGTGTCTGTGGTGTGTACCCTAAAGATATTGCGGCAACCAAGGTGGATCAAGTTCTCGAAGCGGCCCACAAAGCTGGGCACCCATTGAAATGTGTCAGCGAGCCCGTAGATCTGTAG
- the icd gene encoding NADP-dependent isocitrate dehydrogenase produces the protein MYQHIQVPLQGQKITANDDKTLNVPDHPIIPYIEGDGIGVDITPVMLKVVDAAVEKAYGGTRKIEWMEIFAGEKATRIYGPDVWLPQETLDVVRDYLVSIKGPLTTPVGGGIRSLNVALRQELDLYVCLRPIQYFKGVPSPLKEPEKTNMVVFRENSEDIYAGIEFEAGSEKAKRLIKVLSEDFGIQKIRFPETSGLGVKPVSREGTERLVRKAIQYAIDNDKPNVTIVHKGNIMKFTEGSFRDWAYALAQREFGAQPIDGGPWCRFKNPNTGKDIIIKDSIADAFLQQILLRPVEYSVIATLNLNGDYISDALAAQVGGIGIAPGANLSDTVAMFEATHGTAPKYAGKDYVNPGSEILSAEMMLRHMGWKEAADLIIRSIEKSIASKKVTYDFARLMDGAQQVSCSGFGKVMIDNM, from the coding sequence ATGTATCAGCATATTCAGGTACCGTTGCAAGGTCAAAAAATAACTGCCAATGACGATAAGACATTGAATGTGCCCGATCACCCGATCATTCCTTACATCGAGGGTGACGGCATTGGTGTGGACATTACGCCCGTCATGTTGAAGGTCGTTGATGCTGCGGTGGAAAAAGCCTACGGTGGCACTCGCAAGATCGAGTGGATGGAAATCTTTGCAGGCGAAAAGGCAACGCGTATTTATGGTCCTGATGTGTGGCTGCCTCAGGAAACATTGGATGTTGTGCGCGACTACCTGGTCTCTATCAAGGGTCCGCTGACAACCCCGGTCGGTGGGGGTATCCGTTCATTGAACGTGGCGCTGCGTCAAGAGTTGGATTTGTATGTGTGCCTTCGTCCGATCCAGTATTTCAAGGGCGTTCCCAGCCCCCTGAAGGAGCCGGAGAAGACCAATATGGTTGTTTTTCGTGAGAACTCTGAAGACATCTATGCCGGTATTGAGTTTGAGGCGGGCTCAGAGAAAGCTAAACGGCTGATCAAGGTATTGAGCGAGGACTTCGGTATCCAGAAAATCCGGTTCCCCGAGACCTCGGGTCTGGGTGTAAAGCCAGTGTCTCGTGAAGGCACCGAGCGTTTGGTCCGCAAAGCAATTCAGTATGCAATTGACAATGACAAACCCAATGTGACCATTGTTCACAAAGGCAACATCATGAAGTTCACTGAAGGCAGCTTCCGTGATTGGGCTTATGCCTTGGCGCAGCGTGAATTCGGCGCCCAGCCGATTGATGGCGGCCCGTGGTGCCGGTTCAAGAACCCGAACACGGGTAAAGACATCATCATCAAGGACAGCATTGCCGATGCATTCCTGCAGCAAATTCTGTTGCGACCAGTGGAATACAGCGTGATTGCGACTTTGAACCTGAACGGAGACTACATCTCCGATGCCTTGGCTGCCCAGGTGGGCGGTATCGGAATCGCACCGGGCGCAAATCTCTCAGACACCGTTGCGATGTTTGAAGCGACCCACGGTACTGCCCCCAAATACGCAGGTAAAGACTATGTCAATCCCGGTTCAGAGATCCTCTCCGCAGAGATGATGTTGCGCCATATGGGTTGGAAGGAAGCAGCAGACCTGATCATCCGATCGATTGAAAAGTCGATAGCAAGCAAAAAAGTGACTTACGACTTTGCCCGATTGATGGACGGTGCCCAACAAGTGAGCTGCTCCGGATTTGGCAAAGTCATGATCGACAACATGTAA
- a CDS encoding DUF192 domain-containing protein, whose product MKHLKLLLAAALLAATAFSGAQEAPQMDLPRIKLGAGMYQIEAQVARTSDQRTTGLMYRKEMPQYEGMLFVFEQPSGLCFWMKNTLIPLTAAFIADDGTIVNLADMKPQTTDSHCALRPVRYVLEMNQGWFSKRGLKAGAKLTGTPFESRVQ is encoded by the coding sequence ATGAAACATCTGAAACTGTTACTTGCGGCGGCATTGCTTGCCGCAACCGCTTTCTCCGGGGCGCAAGAGGCCCCTCAAATGGATTTGCCCCGCATCAAATTGGGTGCAGGCATGTACCAGATAGAAGCCCAAGTAGCCCGCACTTCAGACCAGCGCACCACCGGCCTGATGTACCGCAAAGAAATGCCACAGTACGAAGGCATGCTCTTCGTCTTTGAGCAACCTTCCGGGCTGTGTTTCTGGATGAAAAACACATTGATACCTTTAACTGCCGCGTTTATTGCAGATGATGGCACCATCGTAAATCTTGCGGACATGAAGCCTCAAACCACCGACTCCCATTGTGCCCTGCGCCCAGTGCGCTATGTGCTCGAAATGAACCAGGGCTGGTTCTCCAAACGCGGATTAAAAGCTGGTGCCAAGTTGACAGGTACACCATTCGAATCCCGCGTTCAATAG
- a CDS encoding NADP-dependent isocitrate dehydrogenase codes for MSTQQPTIIYTLTDEAPRLATASFLPLIRTFTAPAGINVVVSDISVAARVLGEFSDFLKDDQKVPNTLAELGKKTLQSDANIIKLPNISASVGQLVACIKELQSKGYAIPDYPEAPKTDEEKAIRARYSKCTGSAVNPVLREGNSDRRAPKAVKEYARKNPHSMAEWSQASRSHVSHMHHGDFYHGEKSMTLDRARDVKMELITKSGQTIVLKPKVSLLDREVIDSMFMSKKALLEFYEREIEDARKTGVMFSLHVKATMMKVSHPIVFGHCVKIFYKDAFEKHGALFKELGVNVNNGMADLYGKIATLPQSKQDEIKRDLHACHEHRPELAMVDSAKGITNFHSPNDIIVDASMPAMIRNGGKMWDANGRLKDVKAVMPESTFARIYQEMINFCKWHGAFDPKTMGTVPNVGLMAQQAEEYGSHDKTFEITEDGIANITDLATGEVLLSQNVEAGDIWRMCQVKDAAIRDWVKLAVNRARNSGMPVVFWLDSYRPHEAQLITKVKMYLHEHDTTGLDIQIMSQVRAMRYTLERVIRGLDTISATGNILRDYLTDLFPIMELGTSAKMLSIVPLMAGGGMYETGAGGSAPKHVQQLVEENHLRWDSLGEFLALAVSLEDLGLKTGNAKAKVLAKTLDAATGKLLDNNKNPSPKTGQLDNRGSQFYLSMYWAQELASQTEDATLAAQFAPLAKELADKESVIVAELAAVQGHPVDIGGYYLPDAAKLDAIMRPSATLNAALSSVAA; via the coding sequence ATGAGCACCCAGCAACCGACCATCATCTACACATTGACCGACGAAGCCCCCCGTCTGGCCACTGCTTCCTTTTTGCCTTTGATCCGGACATTCACTGCGCCCGCCGGGATCAATGTGGTGGTGTCTGATATCTCCGTGGCGGCCCGCGTATTGGGTGAGTTTTCTGACTTCCTCAAGGACGACCAGAAAGTACCGAACACCTTGGCTGAATTGGGCAAAAAGACGCTGCAGTCCGATGCCAACATCATCAAGCTGCCCAATATCAGCGCCTCAGTGGGTCAGTTGGTAGCTTGCATCAAGGAACTCCAAAGCAAAGGCTACGCGATCCCTGATTACCCGGAAGCTCCCAAGACAGACGAAGAGAAGGCTATCCGTGCCCGCTACTCCAAGTGCACCGGCAGCGCCGTGAACCCGGTTTTACGCGAAGGCAATTCCGACCGCCGCGCTCCCAAGGCTGTCAAGGAATACGCCCGTAAAAACCCCCACAGCATGGCCGAGTGGAGCCAGGCATCACGCTCACACGTGTCCCACATGCACCATGGTGACTTCTACCATGGTGAAAAATCTATGACTCTGGACCGCGCACGGGACGTGAAGATGGAATTGATCACCAAGAGCGGTCAGACCATTGTGCTCAAACCTAAAGTGTCTTTGCTGGATCGCGAAGTGATCGACAGCATGTTCATGAGCAAGAAGGCATTGCTGGAGTTTTACGAACGTGAAATTGAGGACGCACGCAAGACCGGCGTGATGTTCTCCCTGCACGTCAAGGCGACCATGATGAAGGTGTCCCACCCCATCGTGTTCGGTCATTGCGTCAAGATTTTCTACAAGGATGCGTTTGAAAAACACGGCGCGCTGTTCAAGGAACTCGGCGTGAATGTGAACAACGGCATGGCGGACCTGTACGGCAAGATCGCCACATTGCCCCAAAGCAAGCAAGACGAAATCAAGCGTGACCTGCATGCATGCCACGAGCACCGACCTGAGTTGGCCATGGTTGACTCAGCCAAGGGCATCACCAACTTCCACTCCCCCAACGACATCATCGTGGACGCTTCCATGCCCGCTATGATCCGTAACGGCGGCAAGATGTGGGACGCCAACGGTCGCCTGAAGGACGTCAAGGCTGTGATGCCTGAATCCACCTTTGCCCGCATCTACCAGGAGATGATCAACTTCTGCAAGTGGCATGGTGCATTCGACCCCAAGACGATGGGTACTGTACCCAACGTCGGCTTGATGGCCCAGCAAGCCGAAGAATATGGTTCTCACGACAAGACCTTTGAAATCACCGAAGACGGCATTGCCAACATCACGGATCTGGCCACAGGCGAAGTGTTGTTGAGCCAGAACGTGGAAGCGGGCGATATCTGGCGCATGTGCCAAGTGAAAGACGCTGCCATCCGCGATTGGGTCAAGCTCGCGGTCAACCGTGCCCGGAACTCCGGCATGCCCGTGGTGTTCTGGCTGGACTCTTACCGTCCTCACGAAGCCCAGTTGATCACCAAGGTCAAGATGTATTTGCACGAGCACGACACGACCGGTTTGGACATCCAGATCATGAGCCAGGTACGCGCCATGCGCTACACATTGGAACGCGTCATCCGCGGTCTGGACACGATCAGCGCAACCGGAAATATCTTGCGCGACTATTTGACAGACCTGTTCCCCATCATGGAGTTGGGTACCTCGGCCAAGATGTTGTCCATCGTGCCTTTGATGGCGGGTGGAGGCATGTACGAAACGGGCGCGGGCGGATCAGCGCCGAAGCATGTGCAGCAGCTTGTGGAGGAAAACCACTTGCGTTGGGACTCTTTAGGTGAGTTCCTTGCTTTGGCAGTTTCCCTCGAAGATTTGGGTTTGAAGACGGGCAACGCGAAGGCCAAGGTTTTGGCGAAAACGTTGGACGCTGCCACAGGAAAATTGCTGGACAACAACAAGAACCCATCCCCCAAAACGGGCCAATTGGACAACCGCGGAAGCCAGTTCTATTTGTCTATGTACTGGGCACAAGAATTGGCAAGTCAGACCGAAGACGCTACTTTGGCCGCTCAGTTCGCACCCTTGGCGAAAGAACTTGCTGACAAAGAGTCTGTCATTGTTGCCGAATTGGCTGCGGTTCAAGGCCATCCAGTTGATATCGGCGGATACTACCTTCCCGATGCGGCCAAGTTGGATGCCATCATGCGTCCCAGCGCAACTTTGAATGCAGCACTCAGTTCCGTTGCAGCGTAA
- a CDS encoding superoxide dismutase — MEHTLPPLPYAIDALAPAYSQETLEFHHGKHHNAYVVNLNNLQKGTEFESMSLEEIIKKSSGGVYNNAAQIWNHTFFWNCMKPQGGGEPTGALAAAINAKWGSYAAFKEAFVKSAVGNFGSGWTWLVKKADGSVDIVNTGAAGTPLTTADTALLTVDVWEHAYYIDYRNMRPKFVETFLDKLVNWDFAAKNFA, encoded by the coding sequence ATGGAACACACCTTGCCCCCACTGCCGTACGCGATTGATGCACTGGCACCCGCCTACTCCCAGGAAACGCTGGAGTTCCACCACGGCAAGCACCACAACGCGTATGTTGTGAACTTGAACAATTTGCAAAAAGGCACTGAGTTCGAGAGCATGTCTCTGGAAGAAATCATCAAAAAGTCCAGCGGTGGCGTTTACAACAACGCAGCCCAGATCTGGAACCACACTTTCTTCTGGAACTGCATGAAGCCTCAGGGCGGCGGCGAACCCACAGGTGCATTGGCTGCTGCCATCAACGCGAAGTGGGGTTCCTACGCAGCGTTCAAGGAAGCGTTCGTAAAGTCTGCAGTAGGAAACTTCGGTTCCGGCTGGACCTGGCTCGTGAAAAAGGCCGACGGATCTGTGGACATCGTCAACACCGGCGCAGCGGGCACTCCCCTGACTACGGCTGACACTGCCTTGTTGACCGTCGATGTTTGGGAACACGCCTACTACATTGACTACCGCAATATGCGCCCCAAGTTTGTCGAGACATTCCTCGACAAGCTGGTCAATTGGGATTTCGCCGCCAAGAATTTCGCCTGA